One genomic segment of Camelus ferus isolate YT-003-E chromosome 19, BCGSAC_Cfer_1.0, whole genome shotgun sequence includes these proteins:
- the LOC102513907 gene encoding beta-1,3-galactosyl-O-glycosyl-glycoprotein beta-1,6-N-acetylglucosaminyltransferase 7 isoform X2 yields MSQLRATKPGLLVCTAICIFIFLYLRNPAPEEPEEEPTSPAVVECGFYPDELCSALFEGKEAALQIAKFCKTPHGSKIFAHLHRPGNCSRLSQELHFITRPLSTEEGTFSLAYVITTHKELAMFVQLLRAIYVPQNVYCIHVDEKAPKKYKTAVQSLVNCFENVFISSKREKVARTGFRRLNADINCMKDLVHPRFQWNYVINLCGQDFPIKTNKEIIRYIRSKWNDKNITPGVVQPPNSKSKTSQSHPEFTPEGNIYVSPNERFRVEPPHNLTIYFGSAYYVLTRKSVEFVLTDTRAKDMLRWSKDIQGPERHYWVTLNRLKDAPGATPNAGWEGNVRAIKWRNEEGSVHDGCKGHYAQDTCVYRPGDLPWIIQSPSLLANRFDSTEPLVVTCLERWHRLKALGQAEAPVEPHWHFRRQSHFNVKLNH; encoded by the exons ATGAGCCAGCTGCGAGCCACAAAGCCTGGACTCCTCGTGTGCACAGCCATctgcatcttcatttttctttacttgagGAATCCAGCTCCTGAGGAACCAGAGGAGGAACCCACCTCCCCAGCAGTAGTGGAATGTGGCTTTTACCCAGATGAACTGTGTTCGGCTTTGTTTGAAGGGAAAGAGGCAGCCCTTCAAATTGCAAAATTTTGTAAAACTCCTCATGGATCTAAAATATTTGCTCACCTACATAGACCTGGAAATTGCTCCAGGCTCTCTCAGGAGCTGCATTTCATAACCAGACCCCTGTCCACAGAAGAGGGCACTTTCTCTCTGGCATATGTGATAACTACTCACAAGGAGCTGGCTATGTTTGTGCAGCTTCTCAGGGCTATTTATGTGCCTCAAAATGTTTACTGTATTCACGTTGATGAAAAGGCCCCAAAGAAGTATAAGACTGCTGTGCAATCCCTGGttaattgttttgaaaatgtttttatttcatcaaagagagagaaagtggctCGCACTGGCTTTAGAAGACTAAACGCGGATATTAACTGTATGAAAGACCTAGTCCATCCCAGATTTCAATGGAACTATGTCATTAATCTCTGTGGACAGGACTTTCCAATCAAAACTAACAAAGAAATCATACGCTACATCAGAAGTAAATGGAATGATAAAAATATCACTCCTGGAGTAGTCCAGCCACCAAACAGTAAATCCAAGACAAGTCAGAGTCATCCCGAATTCACCCCTGAAGGAAATATCTACGTATCTCCAAATGAAAGATTCAGAGTTGAACCACCCCATAACTTGACAATTTATTTTGGAAGCGCTTACTATGTACTAACAAGGAAGTCTGTAGAGTTTGTACTGACTGACACCCGCGCAAAAGACATGCTTCGGTGGTCCAAAGACATCCAGGGCCCAGAGCGACATTACTGGGTGACTCTGAACAGACTGAAAG ATGCTCCGGGCGCCACCCCAAATGCTGGCTGGGAGGGAAATGTTCGAGCCATAAAATGGAGAAACGAGGAGGGAAGTGTTCATGACGGCTgtaaag GCCACTACGCCCAGGACACCTGCGTGTACAGACCAGGAGACCTGCCGTGGATCATTCAGTCGCCTTCTTTGCTTGCCAACCGATTTGACTCCACAGAACCTCTTGTGGTCACGTGCTTGGAGAGGTGGCACAGACTTAAGGCTCTAGGGCAGGCAGAGGCCCCTGTGGAACCACACTGGCATTTCCGAAGGCAGAgtcattttaatgtgaaattgAACCACTGA
- the LOC102513907 gene encoding beta-1,3-galactosyl-O-glycosyl-glycoprotein beta-1,6-N-acetylglucosaminyltransferase 7 isoform X1, with amino-acid sequence MSQLRATKPGLLVCTAICIFIFLYLRNPAPEEPEEEPTSPAVVECGFYPDELCSALFEGKEAALQIAKFCKTPHGSKIFAHLHRPGNCSRLSQELHFITRPLSTEEGTFSLAYVITTHKELAMFVQLLRAIYVPQNVYCIHVDEKAPKKYKTAVQSLVNCFENVFISSKREKVARTGFRRLNADINCMKDLVHPRFQWNYVINLCGQDFPIKTNKEIIRYIRSKWNDKNITPGVVQPPNSKSKTSQSHPEFTPEGNIYVSPNERFRVEPPHNLTIYFGSAYYVLTRKSVEFVLTDTRAKDMLRWSKDIQGPERHYWVTLNRLKGKNDPATGRVFRPEAATGDGCP; translated from the coding sequence ATGAGCCAGCTGCGAGCCACAAAGCCTGGACTCCTCGTGTGCACAGCCATctgcatcttcatttttctttacttgagGAATCCAGCTCCTGAGGAACCAGAGGAGGAACCCACCTCCCCAGCAGTAGTGGAATGTGGCTTTTACCCAGATGAACTGTGTTCGGCTTTGTTTGAAGGGAAAGAGGCAGCCCTTCAAATTGCAAAATTTTGTAAAACTCCTCATGGATCTAAAATATTTGCTCACCTACATAGACCTGGAAATTGCTCCAGGCTCTCTCAGGAGCTGCATTTCATAACCAGACCCCTGTCCACAGAAGAGGGCACTTTCTCTCTGGCATATGTGATAACTACTCACAAGGAGCTGGCTATGTTTGTGCAGCTTCTCAGGGCTATTTATGTGCCTCAAAATGTTTACTGTATTCACGTTGATGAAAAGGCCCCAAAGAAGTATAAGACTGCTGTGCAATCCCTGGttaattgttttgaaaatgtttttatttcatcaaagagagagaaagtggctCGCACTGGCTTTAGAAGACTAAACGCGGATATTAACTGTATGAAAGACCTAGTCCATCCCAGATTTCAATGGAACTATGTCATTAATCTCTGTGGACAGGACTTTCCAATCAAAACTAACAAAGAAATCATACGCTACATCAGAAGTAAATGGAATGATAAAAATATCACTCCTGGAGTAGTCCAGCCACCAAACAGTAAATCCAAGACAAGTCAGAGTCATCCCGAATTCACCCCTGAAGGAAATATCTACGTATCTCCAAATGAAAGATTCAGAGTTGAACCACCCCATAACTTGACAATTTATTTTGGAAGCGCTTACTATGTACTAACAAGGAAGTCTGTAGAGTTTGTACTGACTGACACCCGCGCAAAAGACATGCTTCGGTGGTCCAAAGACATCCAGGGCCCAGAGCGACATTACTGGGTGACTCTGAACAGACTGAAAGGTAAGAACGATCCGGCAACAGGGCGTGTGTTCAGGCCAGAGGCAGCGACGGGAGATGGGTGCCCCTAA